In Candidatus Poribacteria bacterium, one DNA window encodes the following:
- a CDS encoding Gfo/Idh/MocA family oxidoreductase, whose translation MLRYGFEHPAEEKVRAGFVGCGGHSFRNVYPCLRYAPVDLVAVCDLDEARANAYAREFGAARAYTDVDLMLAHEELDAVFVVTNYDADGLPRFPAIAIPAMQAGAHVWIEKPPAGTSADIEAMIRVSQETGKFVQVGYKKMFTPANSKLREISRSESFGAITSIAARYPQGLPDMDRRTDSKAMVGFLDHIHHPGSVLQLLAGPARTLYYERARNGATVATLTFGDGIVGNLHLTAGQSGTSPLERTEIIGEGANAVVENGVRLTYYRRGGRGPGGYGRSPDFIGDEASAPLVWEPEFSLGQLYNKGLFLMGYAPEITAFVESARHNRPPEKANLADALAITRLYEAYRYHPAGEVIPVNPRTEGA comes from the coding sequence ATGCTGCGCTACGGCTTCGAGCATCCGGCTGAAGAGAAGGTCCGCGCTGGGTTCGTCGGGTGCGGCGGGCACTCCTTCCGCAACGTCTACCCGTGCCTTCGGTACGCTCCCGTCGATCTCGTCGCCGTGTGCGATCTGGATGAAGCCCGCGCGAACGCCTATGCCCGCGAGTTCGGTGCGGCGCGCGCCTATACCGACGTCGATCTCATGCTCGCCCACGAAGAGCTCGACGCCGTGTTCGTCGTGACGAACTACGACGCAGATGGGCTTCCTCGGTTCCCCGCCATCGCGATCCCGGCGATGCAGGCTGGGGCTCACGTGTGGATCGAGAAGCCGCCAGCCGGCACGTCTGCCGACATCGAGGCGATGATCCGAGTGTCCCAAGAGACGGGGAAGTTCGTGCAGGTCGGCTACAAGAAGATGTTCACGCCGGCGAACTCCAAGCTGCGCGAGATATCCCGGAGCGAATCCTTTGGAGCCATCACGTCCATCGCCGCCCGGTATCCCCAGGGTCTGCCCGACATGGATCGACGTACCGACTCGAAGGCGATGGTCGGGTTCCTGGATCATATCCACCACCCCGGATCGGTACTCCAGTTGCTCGCCGGGCCGGCGCGCACGCTCTACTACGAGCGAGCGCGGAACGGCGCAACCGTCGCGACGCTGACGTTCGGCGATGGGATCGTTGGGAACTTGCACCTGACGGCAGGTCAGTCGGGCACGAGCCCACTCGAGCGGACGGAGATCATCGGCGAAGGAGCGAACGCCGTCGTCGAGAACGGCGTCCGGCTCACGTACTACCGTCGGGGCGGCAGGGGACCCGGTGGCTACGGGAGATCACCGGACTTCATCGGCGACGAGGCGAGCGCTCCGCTCGTATGGGAGCCCGAGTTCTCGCTGGGGCAGCTCTACAACAAGGGGCTGTTCTTGATGGGCTACGCGCCGGAGATCACCGCGTTCGTCGAGTCGGCGCGGCACAACCGCCCGCCTGAGAAGGCGAACCTGGCGGACGCACTTGCGATCACTCGGCTGTACGAAGCCTATCGATACCATCCGGCGGGGGAAGTCATTCCCGTCAATCCCCGAACCGAAGGGGCATGA